The Prunus persica cultivar Lovell chromosome G8, Prunus_persica_NCBIv2, whole genome shotgun sequence genome includes a region encoding these proteins:
- the LOC18768493 gene encoding pathogen-related protein produces the protein MSMASSGVEGADKYRSYLSGEGEKNTKWKFGAPPSYDIVNKLFEEGRTKIWPPGSLEHEVQNLVKTWEMELFHKANLDDFKTLDPNKYTFSLNGRKGITLEEIGKLGGGYNPLLQTSLPENLRGYNPDKETAESSHKAFTTTFPRGFALEVLQVYSGPPEIVYKFRHWGYMEGPFQGHAPTGELVEVYGMSIFTVDEHNKIVKVEFFYDPGQLLGGLLKGEKLGTSSQETASSCPVLRSTG, from the exons TTATTTGAGTggagaaggagaaaagaaCACCAAGTGGAAGTTTGGTGCCCCTCCTAGCTATGATATTGTGAATAAGCTCTTCGAAGAAGGCAGAAccaag ATATGGCCACCTGGGTCACTAGAACATGAGGTACAGAACCTTGTGAAGACATGGGAGATGGAGCTTTTCCATAAGGCCAACCTTGATGATTTCAAGACACTTGATCCCAATAAGTACACTTTCAGTCTAAATG GAAGGAAAGGCATAACCCTGGAAGAAATAGGCAAACTTGGAGGGGGCTACAACCCTTTGCTTCAGACCTCACTGCCTGAGAATCTGAGAGGATATAATCCTGATAAGGAAACAGCAGAGTCATCCCATAAGGCTTTCACAACAACATTCCCTCGTGGGTTTGCCTTGGAGGTCCTTCAAGTCTATTCTGGGCCACCAGAGATTGTGTACAAATTCAGGCACTGGGGTTACATGGAGGGGCCTTTCCAGGGCCATGCCCCAACTGGAGAATTGGTTGAAGTCTATGGAATGTCCATTTTTACG GTGGATGAGCACAACAAAATTGTGAAGGTGGAGTTCTTTTACGACCCTGGACAACTGCTTGGAGGTCTTTTGAAGGGTGAAAAATTGGGTACTTCTTCCCAGGAGACAGCCTCAAGCTGCCCTGTCCTTAGGAGTACAGGGTAG